GACATTTTTGCCGGGGACACGAGTTTCACACACAAAGAGTAACCACTTTATTCGCTGATAAAGAACACTAAAAAAGTTGCAAAAATGTATGATATGAGCTGCCAAGAATCGGATGATAAATACAGGAAGTTGTTTATAGGTGGGTTGAGCTTTGAAACCACAGACGAATCCCTCAGAGCACATTTTGAAGAATACGGAAAAGTGAACGATTGTGTGGTCATTAAAGACCGCGAAACCAAACGACCGAAGGGATTTGGATTCATCACTTATGAAACACAAGAAGGTGCCGACAATGCACAGAGTAATCGACCTCACAAACTGGATGGCAGGCAAGTTGAAACCAAACGAGCAATGCCCAGGGAGAGTGGGGAATCGTCCTTATCggttatgaaaatgtttgttggCGGGCTAAATGAGGACACCTCAGAAGAAGATCTCCGTTCTGAGTTTCAAGGATATGGACAAATTGTTTCTGTAGACTTGATAAAAGACAAAGCTACTGGTAAAAACAAGAAATTTTGCTTTGTTTCATTTGAAGACTATGATTGCGTTGATCAATGTGTGCTGAGAAAGAAATTTAAGGTTGCTGGTAAAGATGTCGAGGTAAAGAAGGCACTACCGAAGGACGGAGGAGAGGGTGGACGAGGAGGAGGCCGTGGAGGAATGGGAGTTCGTAGTGGAAGCAGAGGACGTGGTGGTTTCAATCAGGGTGGTGGCTACAACCAAGGTGGTGGATATGGTCAAGGAAGTAGTTATGACGGCTACAACCagggtggtggtggtggcggCAGCTATGGTGGCGGTTACACCCAGCAGTACAGCAGTGGTGGTGGCTTTGACAACTACGGTGGTAGCAGTTACAACCAACAATTCGGCCAAGGATATGGAGACAACTACGGAGGAGGAGCTATGAACAGGGGCGGCGGTGGTGGTGGTGGACACCGGCAAACACCATATGGAAACACCAGTAGCTATGGTCGAGGAGGTGGTGGTGGATTCAACAGGCGatgaacaataaaaacaacTCCATCATTAGAACTCTTTCATTAGACCATTTTGTATTGTTCGTGAAGAGAAAAGACTCTTTGTGAGTGACATGACATAGTAAATTGTGTCATGTCCATGAATTGTGTTGTTTAATTTTGTCAAACATGATACAGAACTGGAAAACCTCGAAAACCGTTTATTGCCACTGGTCACTGTACATGCTGCAGATGATGGTTTCATTCAGTTtgacattttgatgaaatacaaGACTGGTCATGGCGTTTGCCagtattttttagaaaaaaattgaGTCGCGTCAAAAAGCtcatttcatttcacaattgAATCATAAATCATCTCCAATTTATCATGAATGTAACTCTAGAAATTGTTGAAATAGCCAAACATTCTGAAAATCTATTTGTGTATGCTAATCATATTTGTCTAGCAAATTAAAGATTTGTCATTTCATAATGTATGTTTTGAGAATGATGTTTTACTTTAAAGGCCTGTATAACAGAGTTTCTGTTTAGCATTGATCATGTTGTATTTATTATCCATTTACAAGTTATTTAGAAAAAGTACTTTTTATCAATCTATAAACTGAAGCTCTGGCCATACCATCTTTTGCTATTTAGTGCTAAAATATGgctttttaatttttcaacctatggtatttgtttttttcaaaaataaataagaattgGACTCGtcctttattctgcaatttgAAGGATTTTCAGAAGCCAACTACGTACCATTGTTCATTATAATCCAAAAATTGGATAATAGATTGTCTTAAGGactattttataaaaaaaagaaaatgaatatgAAGTTAGGATTTTTGTAAGACCTACAAAAACATCAGTTGAAAATGAGGTGCTTGttgctgttatatatatacaggtccATGTGTATAATACTGcacttgtttgtttatttaaacattgaaaagAGAATGAACATTCCTAATGGTTCACCTTCAAACATTgcacaaagaaaaaaatacttcacTTCAATCTGTTACTTTGgtagtaaagggagataactcttgaatagaaaatatcagtttGTGCATTGCTCAGTGAAAGATCCAGGGCACAGGATTGTTAAAATCCTCCAAAATTTACATTTTGCCCCCACTTGCAGAAAATATGTGGGGGCCAATTCACGCACAACTACTAGTGTGACCCGCATATGTATCAACATAACGTGGGTACAAGATgtgtttaataatatttttaaacatgtttttatcgATCAAATGAAATTATAGCAAGTACAATACCGTATTGGTGTCGTCTTTACAACGAACATGATTTAGGCGGAAGTCATAAttagagttactccccttgaGTCGCAAGAACGCTTAAAAATTTGACGAAAATCCAAGCGCTTATGTGACTTTTAACAACTCAAATAAACATGGCGGAAGCCACCtccacacagaaaaaaaatatcacattctTTAGgactcatcatcatcatcatgatgtAGAGAATAGCAGCGGACACAAGAAGAAAAGATACGAATAATGAACATTCTGCAAAAAAACGAAAACGATTTCCATGTTGATATAGATCTAGTTTGATGTTCATTATACAATTAATAACATTGATTTTTGTTTGATCATTTTcagaatgaaaaaaatctgTTAGCATATGATATTCAATCTTTGTTTTAAAAGTTCTGCATTTAAAGAAACTGTTATTGCCAAGTTTTATTGTaccaaataatttgttttcagcAGCTATGAATAGCAATTATTTAATGGAAATGATGCAATAAGTCAATTCTTAAAATGTAATGGTACTTTGTGTCATTCATGTAAAGAAGTAACTTAAAAACAGAtccaatttcaaaattttaacttttacCATAAGGTTAGTCAAGAGCCCCCATCTTTTTCAATTTGATGGGGGCATGCCCTCAGTTACACAATTTTCTGTATCCATCACTGATTGCTGTCGCATGTTGATTAAACATATAAAGTTTTTTCACTGCAGCCTCTTTTTGCTAGCACTACCTTGGTCATGAATGCTTACAAAACAACATATAATGCAGACATCGAGAACATGTTGCATATTTTAATATATGACATTTACCCGTGGAAAGCGTTAATGTTTatttaacatgatttattagACTATTGCACAATCAGCTTCACTGGTCATTTTGAAGCACtgtccttgtagtagctggtggctacatTCTGTGAAAAAAATGAGAGGCCTGTCATATCTTTGCTTAGTTTTAGAGAATAGCAGATAATCTTGGAAAGAGATAAAACTATAACCCACAGATCTTCATCAAAGGCTGTGCTGTCCAATGCTTTATTGAGCGTTTTCATAGCCCCCAGATTTGTCACAGAAAacattgaaattgaattgataAATAGCCATGCAACAGATATTCTGAATACCCGATAGTCTGAAGATAGGTAATATtgcaagtattttttttatagtcTTTTTATTAAGTATTCATCAATGcaaagtatataaaatacaaatactcCTTTAAATGATCAATACATACACAGAACCCTATTTATATATCTCATTTGCTTTCTCCCACATACATACAGAAATATTATGAAATCCACACACATATATTACTTgcataccacacatcctatgaTATAGATTTcttacatttaattttttccATAATAGCAAACATGTACACACATCATGTATGAGATATAAATATCTTGCTTGTATATGCTCACACAATCTTATATAAACATAAATCTCATTTACATACTTGCAAACATTTACACGCATCCCATGATATGAAGATACTCATCAATATGTACACATAtcctgtatgatatatatttttattagtATTCATCGAGTACAACTACGACAAGAAATTCAAATCTATgtcttcggatcaccaacacagtgcatatgatacattgtgctaaatatttgatatataacatagtaacacaactgacgaaggaagacaactttttgacttgtgtcctgaccgggcctcgaactcgaGATCTACAGTACCCAatcacctagccagaaatacctgcagcttataccgctgtgCCATATcagcgttcttaaaaaagaacagTTCAATGTTGCAGTGGTAGTAAGCCCGATAttctgacatgatcattgtggaagtcgtctattagatgatatgaatacctggatcgcaatgtatacatattgcaaaTATTCATAGAGTACAACTACAataggaaattcaaatctatatcttcagATCACCAAAACaaagtgcatatgatacattgtgcatcctgtatgatatatatatatatgtgtatcttATTTGTAT
Above is a window of Pecten maximus chromosome 7, xPecMax1.1, whole genome shotgun sequence DNA encoding:
- the LOC117331918 gene encoding heterogeneous nuclear ribonucleoprotein A1, A2/B1 homolog, producing the protein MYDMSCQESDDKYRKLFIGGLSFETTDESLRAHFEEYGKVNDCVVIKDRETKRPKGFGFITYETQEGADNAQSNRPHKLDGRQVETKRAMPRESGESSLSVMKMFVGGLNEDTSEEDLRSEFQGYGQIVSVDLIKDKATGKNKKFCFVSFEDYDCVDQCVLRKKFKVAGKDVEVKKALPKDGGEGGRGGGRGGMGVRSGSRGRGGFNQGGGYNQGGGYGQGSSYDGYNQGGGGGGSYGGGYTQQYSSGGGFDNYGGSSYNQQFGQGYGDNYGGGAMNRGGGGGGGHRQTPYGNTSSYGRGGGGGFNRR